A genome region from Hippopotamus amphibius kiboko isolate mHipAmp2 chromosome 1, mHipAmp2.hap2, whole genome shotgun sequence includes the following:
- the LOC130860307 gene encoding protocadherin beta-4 isoform X1 yields the protein MEMLERIQLNRQVMTFILMVFLSQAHPVPIRYSVLEETESGSLIAHLTKDLGLGIGELAARSARVVCDDDKQRLLLDRQTGDLLLREKLDREDICGPVEPCVLHFQVFLETPVQFFEGELLIQDINDHSPVFPNREMLLKIPENSQPGTVFPLKLAQDLDVGSNGLQKYTISPKSHFHVLTRNHSEGKKYADLVQDKALDREEQPEFTLTLVALDGGSPPRSGTSMVRILIMDVNDNAPEFVHTPYEVQVLENSPLDFPIVTVLARDVDAGNFGTVSYGLFQASEEIKQTFSINEVTGEIRLTKKLDFEQIKSYHVEIEATDGGGLSGKGTVVIVVVDVNDNAPELIISSLTNSIPENAPETVISIFRIRDRDSGDNGKMICSIPDNLPFILKPTFKNFYTLVTESPLDRESRAEYSITITVTDMGTPRLKTEHNITVRVSDVNDNAPAFTQTAYTLRVRENNSPALHIGSVSATDRDAGANAQVTYSLLPPHDPHVPLASLVSVNPDNGHLFALRSLDYEALRAFEFRVGAADRGSPPLSSQALVRVLVEDANDNAPFVLHPLQNASAPCTELVPRAAEAGYLVTKVVAVDGDAGQNAWLSYQLLKATEPGLFGVWAHNGEVRTARPLSERDAAKQRLVVQVKDNGEPPLSASVTLHVLLVDGFSQPYLPAPEAEAADAGPADPLTVYLVVALASVSSLFLFSVLVFVAVRLCRRGGAASVGRRSVPEGHFPGQLVDVSGTGTLSQSYQYEVCLTGDHGTGEFKFLKPIFSNLLVQDTDREMKESPNCRNSLVFS from the coding sequence ATGGAGATGCTAGAGAGAATTCAGCTAAACAGGCAAGTGATGACCTTTATTTTGATGGTATTCTTGTCTCAGGCTCACCCTGTGCCTATTCGTTATTCTGTGCTGGAAGAAACAGAGAGCGGCTCCCTTATAGCCCATTTGACCAAGGACCTGGGCCTGGGAATTGGGGAGCTGGCCGCCCGGTCGGCCCGGGTGGTGTGTGACGATGACAAGCAGCGCTTGCTGCTCGATCGTCAGACTGGAGATTTGCTTTTGAGGGAGAAACTAGACCGGGAAGATATATGTGGCCCCGTTGAACCCTGTGTGCTGCATTTCCAAGTGTTCCTGGAAACTCCGGTGCAATTTTTTGAAGGAGAATTATTAATTCAAGACATAAATGACCATTCCCCAGTATTCCCGAATAGGGAAATGCTCCTGAAAATACCGGAAAACAGTCAGCCAGGGACTGTATTTCCGTTGAAATTAGCTCAGGATTTGGATGTGGGCAGCAATGGTCTCCAAAAGTACACTATCAGCCCCAAATCTCATTTTCATGTTCTCACTCGAAACCATAGTGAAGGCAAGAAATATGCAGATTTGGTGCAGGACAAAGCGCTGGACAGAGAGGAGCAGCCTGAGTTCACCTTAACCCTCGTGGCTCTGGATGGTGGGTCTCCACCTAGGTCTGGCACCAGCATGGTGCGAATCCTGATCATGGACGTCAATGACAATGCCCCTGAGTTTGTGCACACTCCGTATGAGGTGCAGGTTCTGGAAAACAGCCCCCTAGACTTCCCAATAGTTACTGTTTTAGCTAGGGATGTAGATGCTGGAAACTTTGGGACTGTTTCCTATGGCTTGTTCCAAGCATCAGAGGAAATTAAACAAACTTTCTCAATAAATGAAGTCACAGGAGAAATCCGACTGACAAAGAAATTGGATTTTGAACAAATTAAATCTTACCACGTGGAAATTGAGGCTACAGATGGAGGAGGCCTTTCTGGAAAAGGCACGGTAGTCATAGTGGTGGTAGATGTGAATGACAACGCCCCTGAACTTATCATATCTTCACTCACCAACTCCATCCCAGAAAATGCTCCTGAGACGGTAATCTCTATCTTCCGAATTCGAGATAGAGACTCTGGAGACAATGGAAAGATGATTTGCTCTATTCCAGATAATCTGCCATTCATTCTAAAACCGACTTTCAAGAATTTCTACACCCTGGTAACAGAGAGCCCGCTGGACAGAGAAAGCCGGGCCGAGTACAGCATCACCATCACCGTCACAGATATGGGGACCCCCAGGCTGAAAACCGAGCACAACATAACCGTGCGGGTGTCCGACGTCAACGACAACGCCCCCGCCTTCACCCAGACCGCCTACACCCTGCGGGTGCGCGAGAACAACAGCCCCGCCCTGCACATCGGCAGCGTCAGCGCCACAGACAGAGACGCGGGCGCCAACGCCCAGGTCACCTACTCGCTGCTGCCGCCCCACGACCCGCACGTGCCCCTCGCCTCCCTGGTGTCCGTCAACCCGGACAACGGCCACCTGTTCGCCCTGAGGTCGCTGGACTACGAGGCCCTGCGGGCCTTCGAGTTCCGCGTGGGCGCCGCCGACCGCGGCTCGCCGCCGCTCAGCAGCCAGGCGCTGGTGCGCGTGCTCGTGGAGGACGCCAACGACAACGCGCCCTTCGTGCTGCACCCGCTGCAGAACGCCTCGGCGCCCTGCACCGAGCTGGTGCCCAGGGCGGCCGAGGCGGGCTACCTGGTGACCAAGGTGGTGGCGGTGGACGGCGACGCGGGCCAGAACGCCTGGCTGTCGTACCAGCTGCTCAAGGCCACGGAGCCCGGGCTGTTCGGCGTGTGGGCGCACAACGGCGAGGTGCGCACGGCCCGGCCGCTGAGCGAGCGCGACGCGGCCAAGCAGCGGCTGGTGGTGCAGGTCAAGGACAACGGCGAGCCGCCGCTGTCGGCCAGCGTCACGCTGCACGTGCTGCTGGTGGACGGCTTCTCGCAGCCCTACCTGCCGGCCCCGGAAGCGGAAGCGGCGGACGCGGGCCCGGCCGACCCGCTCACCGTCTACCTGGTGGTGGCCTTGGCGTCGGTGTCGTCGCTCTTCCTCTTCTCGGTGCTGGTGTTCGTGGCGGTGCGGCTGtgcaggaggggcggggcggcCTCGGTGGGCCGCCGCTCGGTGCCCGAGGGCCACTTTCCGGGCCAGCTGGTGGACGTCAGCGGCACGGGGACCCTGTCCCAGAGCTACCAGTACGAGGTGTGTCTGACTGGAGACCATGGAACTGGTGAGTTCAAATTCCTGAAGCCAATATTCTCCAACCTCTTGGTTCAGGACAcagacagagaaatgaaagaaagcccCAACTGTAGGAATAGCTTAGTATTCAGTTAA
- the LOC130860310 gene encoding protocadherin beta-2-like codes for MEAGERQERFLKQRQVLVFFVLLGITQAGSEPRHYSVAEEMDSGSFVANLLKDLGLEVADLAARAPRVISKGKKMGLHFDRQTGDLLLYEKLDREELCGPTEPCVLPFQMLLENPLQFFQAELRIRDINDHSPVFLDKEMILKISESITPGTTFLIERAQDLDVGSNGLQSYTVSPNSHFHLKLQDSFDGTILPQLVLDKALDREEQPEIRLTLTALDGGIPPRPGTALIRIEVLDINDNAPEFAKLHYEVQVLENSPIGSQVAIVSARDLDIGAYGEISYVFSQASEDIRKTFRINAKSGELLLKQELDFESVQTYTLNIQATDGGGLSGSCVVFVQVMDLNDNPPELTMSTLISDIPENLQETIIAVFSVSDPDSGDNGRMVCSIQDGLPFILKPSVENFYTLITNTALDRETRSQYNMTITISDMGTPRLKTEHNITVRVSDVNDNAPAFTQTAYTLRVRENNSPALHIGSVSATDRDAGANAQVTYSLLPPHDPHVPLASLVSVNPDNGHLFALRSLDYEALRAFEFRVGAADRGSPPLSSQALVRVLVEDANDNAPFVLHPLQNASAPCTELVPRAAEAGYLVTKVVAVDGDAGQNAWLSYQLLKATEPGLFGVWAHNGEVRTARPLSERDAAKQRLVVQVKDNGEPPLSASVTLHVLLVDGFSQPYLPAPEAEAADAGPADPLTVYLVVALASVSSLFLFSVLVFVAVRLRRRGGAASVGRRSVPEGHFPGPLVDVSGTGTLSQSYQYEVCLTGGSGLNELKFLKPILPSGLVQDTGQD; via the coding sequence atggaggcaggagagagacagGAACGCTTTCTGAAACAAAGGCAAGTCTTGGTATTCTTTGTTTTGCTGGGCATAACTCAGGCTGGTTCTGAGCCTAGGCATTATTCAGTGGCCGAAGAAATGGACAGTGGCTCCTTTGTGGCCAATCTGTTGAAAGACTTGGGGCTGGAGGTAGCCGACCTAGCTGCGCGGGCGCCCCGGGTCatttccaaggggaaaaaaatgggtttGCATTTTGATAGGCAGACGGGGGATTTGTTGTTATATGAGAAACTGGACCGGGAGGAGCTGTGTGGCCCTACCGAGCCCTGTGTACTACCTTTCCAGATGTTATTGGAAAATCCCTTGCAGTTTTTCCAGGCTGAGCTGCGGATTAGGGACATAAATGATCATTCCCCTGTTTTCCTAGACAaagaaatgattttgaaaatttcagaaaGTATCACTCCTGGAACTACTTTCCTAATAGAGCGTGCCCAGGACTTAGATGTAGGAAGCAATGGTCTCCAAAGTTATACAGTCAGCCCCAATTCCCACTTCCATCTTAAATTACAAGACAGTTTCGACGGCACAATATTACCACAGCTGGTGCTGGACAAAGCACTGGATCGAGAGGAACAGCCTGAGATCAGATTAACCCTCACAGCGCTGGATGGTGGGATTCCACCCAGGCCTGGGACCGCCCTAATCCGCATTGAAGTCTTAGATATCAATGATAATGCCCCCGAGTTTGCAAAGCTGCACTATGAGGTGCAGGTCCTGGAAAACAGCCCCATTGGATCCCAGGTAGCCATCGTCTCTGCCAGAGATTTAGATATTGGAGCCTATGGAGAAATATCTTATGTATTTTCCCAAGCATCTGAAGATATTCGCAAAACATTTCGAATAAATGCAAAATCGGGAGAACTCCTTTTAAAACAGGAACTGGATTTTGAATCTGTTCAGACTTACACATTAAATATTCAGGCGACAGATGGTGGGGGCCTTTCTGGCAGTTGTGTGGTGTTTGTCCAAGTAATGGATTTGAATGACAACCCGCCGGAACTGACCATGTCAACACTTATCAGCGACATCCCAGAAAACTTGCAGGAGACCATAATTGCTGTATTCAGCGTTTCAGATCCTGACTCAGGAGACAATGGAAGGATGGTCTGCTCCATTCAAGATGGTCTTCCTTTCATCCTTAAACCctctgttgagaatttttacactTTAATCACAAACACAGCCCTGGACCGAGAAACAAGATCCCAATATAACATGACCATCACCATCTCAGATATGGGGACCCCCAGGCTGAAAACCGAGCACAACATAACCGTGCGGGTGTCCGACGTCAACGACAACGCCCCCGCCTTCACCCAGACCGCCTACACCCTGCGGGTGCGCGAGAACAACAGCCCCGCCCTGCACATCGGCAGCGTCAGCGCCACAGACAGAGACGCGGGCGCCAACGCCCAGGTCACCTACTCGCTGCTGCCGCCCCACGACCCGCACGTGCCCCTCGCCTCCCTGGTGTCCGTCAACCCGGACAACGGCCACCTGTTCGCCCTGAGGTCGCTGGACTACGAGGCCCTGCGGGCCTTCGAGTTCCGCGTGGGCGCCGCCGACCGCGGCTCGCCGCCGCTCAGCAGCCAGGCGCTGGTGCGCGTGCTCGTGGAGGACGCCAACGACAACGCGCCCTTCGTGCTGCACCCGCTGCAGAACGCCTCGGCGCCCTGCACCGAGCTGGTGCCCAGGGCGGCCGAGGCGGGCTACCTGGTGACCAAGGTGGTGGCGGTGGACGGCGACGCGGGCCAGAACGCCTGGCTGTCGTACCAGCTGCTCAAGGCCACGGAGCCCGGGCTGTTCGGCGTGTGGGCGCACAACGGCGAGGTGCGCACGGCCCGGCCGCTGAGCGAGCGCGACGCGGCCAAGCAGCGGCTGGTGGTGCAGGTCAAGGACAACGGCGAGCCGCCGCTGTCGGCCAGCGTCACGCTGCACGTGCTGCTGGTGGACGGCTTCTCGCAGCCCTACCTGCCGGCCCCGGAAGCGGAAGCGGCGGACGCGGGCCCGGCCGACCCGCTCACCGTCTACCTGGTGGTGGCCCTGGCGTCGGTGTCGTCGCTCTTCCTCTTCTCGGTGCTGGTGTTCGTGGCGGTGCGGCTGcgcaggaggggcggggcggcCTCGGTGGGCCGCCGTTCGGTGCCCGAGGGCCACTTTCCGGGCCCGCTGGTGGACGTCAGCGGCACGGGGACCCTGTCCCAGAGCTACCAGTACGAGGTGTGTCTGACGGGAGGCTCCGGGTTAAATGAGCTTAAATTCTTGAAGCCGATTCTGCCTAGTGGTCTGGTTCAAGACACTGGGCAGGACTAG
- the LOC130860307 gene encoding protocadherin beta-4 isoform X2 has translation MTFILMVFLSQAHPVPIRYSVLEETESGSLIAHLTKDLGLGIGELAARSARVVCDDDKQRLLLDRQTGDLLLREKLDREDICGPVEPCVLHFQVFLETPVQFFEGELLIQDINDHSPVFPNREMLLKIPENSQPGTVFPLKLAQDLDVGSNGLQKYTISPKSHFHVLTRNHSEGKKYADLVQDKALDREEQPEFTLTLVALDGGSPPRSGTSMVRILIMDVNDNAPEFVHTPYEVQVLENSPLDFPIVTVLARDVDAGNFGTVSYGLFQASEEIKQTFSINEVTGEIRLTKKLDFEQIKSYHVEIEATDGGGLSGKGTVVIVVVDVNDNAPELIISSLTNSIPENAPETVISIFRIRDRDSGDNGKMICSIPDNLPFILKPTFKNFYTLVTESPLDRESRAEYSITITVTDMGTPRLKTEHNITVRVSDVNDNAPAFTQTAYTLRVRENNSPALHIGSVSATDRDAGANAQVTYSLLPPHDPHVPLASLVSVNPDNGHLFALRSLDYEALRAFEFRVGAADRGSPPLSSQALVRVLVEDANDNAPFVLHPLQNASAPCTELVPRAAEAGYLVTKVVAVDGDAGQNAWLSYQLLKATEPGLFGVWAHNGEVRTARPLSERDAAKQRLVVQVKDNGEPPLSASVTLHVLLVDGFSQPYLPAPEAEAADAGPADPLTVYLVVALASVSSLFLFSVLVFVAVRLCRRGGAASVGRRSVPEGHFPGQLVDVSGTGTLSQSYQYEVCLTGDHGTGEFKFLKPIFSNLLVQDTDREMKESPNCRNSLVFS, from the coding sequence ATGACCTTTATTTTGATGGTATTCTTGTCTCAGGCTCACCCTGTGCCTATTCGTTATTCTGTGCTGGAAGAAACAGAGAGCGGCTCCCTTATAGCCCATTTGACCAAGGACCTGGGCCTGGGAATTGGGGAGCTGGCCGCCCGGTCGGCCCGGGTGGTGTGTGACGATGACAAGCAGCGCTTGCTGCTCGATCGTCAGACTGGAGATTTGCTTTTGAGGGAGAAACTAGACCGGGAAGATATATGTGGCCCCGTTGAACCCTGTGTGCTGCATTTCCAAGTGTTCCTGGAAACTCCGGTGCAATTTTTTGAAGGAGAATTATTAATTCAAGACATAAATGACCATTCCCCAGTATTCCCGAATAGGGAAATGCTCCTGAAAATACCGGAAAACAGTCAGCCAGGGACTGTATTTCCGTTGAAATTAGCTCAGGATTTGGATGTGGGCAGCAATGGTCTCCAAAAGTACACTATCAGCCCCAAATCTCATTTTCATGTTCTCACTCGAAACCATAGTGAAGGCAAGAAATATGCAGATTTGGTGCAGGACAAAGCGCTGGACAGAGAGGAGCAGCCTGAGTTCACCTTAACCCTCGTGGCTCTGGATGGTGGGTCTCCACCTAGGTCTGGCACCAGCATGGTGCGAATCCTGATCATGGACGTCAATGACAATGCCCCTGAGTTTGTGCACACTCCGTATGAGGTGCAGGTTCTGGAAAACAGCCCCCTAGACTTCCCAATAGTTACTGTTTTAGCTAGGGATGTAGATGCTGGAAACTTTGGGACTGTTTCCTATGGCTTGTTCCAAGCATCAGAGGAAATTAAACAAACTTTCTCAATAAATGAAGTCACAGGAGAAATCCGACTGACAAAGAAATTGGATTTTGAACAAATTAAATCTTACCACGTGGAAATTGAGGCTACAGATGGAGGAGGCCTTTCTGGAAAAGGCACGGTAGTCATAGTGGTGGTAGATGTGAATGACAACGCCCCTGAACTTATCATATCTTCACTCACCAACTCCATCCCAGAAAATGCTCCTGAGACGGTAATCTCTATCTTCCGAATTCGAGATAGAGACTCTGGAGACAATGGAAAGATGATTTGCTCTATTCCAGATAATCTGCCATTCATTCTAAAACCGACTTTCAAGAATTTCTACACCCTGGTAACAGAGAGCCCGCTGGACAGAGAAAGCCGGGCCGAGTACAGCATCACCATCACCGTCACAGATATGGGGACCCCCAGGCTGAAAACCGAGCACAACATAACCGTGCGGGTGTCCGACGTCAACGACAACGCCCCCGCCTTCACCCAGACCGCCTACACCCTGCGGGTGCGCGAGAACAACAGCCCCGCCCTGCACATCGGCAGCGTCAGCGCCACAGACAGAGACGCGGGCGCCAACGCCCAGGTCACCTACTCGCTGCTGCCGCCCCACGACCCGCACGTGCCCCTCGCCTCCCTGGTGTCCGTCAACCCGGACAACGGCCACCTGTTCGCCCTGAGGTCGCTGGACTACGAGGCCCTGCGGGCCTTCGAGTTCCGCGTGGGCGCCGCCGACCGCGGCTCGCCGCCGCTCAGCAGCCAGGCGCTGGTGCGCGTGCTCGTGGAGGACGCCAACGACAACGCGCCCTTCGTGCTGCACCCGCTGCAGAACGCCTCGGCGCCCTGCACCGAGCTGGTGCCCAGGGCGGCCGAGGCGGGCTACCTGGTGACCAAGGTGGTGGCGGTGGACGGCGACGCGGGCCAGAACGCCTGGCTGTCGTACCAGCTGCTCAAGGCCACGGAGCCCGGGCTGTTCGGCGTGTGGGCGCACAACGGCGAGGTGCGCACGGCCCGGCCGCTGAGCGAGCGCGACGCGGCCAAGCAGCGGCTGGTGGTGCAGGTCAAGGACAACGGCGAGCCGCCGCTGTCGGCCAGCGTCACGCTGCACGTGCTGCTGGTGGACGGCTTCTCGCAGCCCTACCTGCCGGCCCCGGAAGCGGAAGCGGCGGACGCGGGCCCGGCCGACCCGCTCACCGTCTACCTGGTGGTGGCCTTGGCGTCGGTGTCGTCGCTCTTCCTCTTCTCGGTGCTGGTGTTCGTGGCGGTGCGGCTGtgcaggaggggcggggcggcCTCGGTGGGCCGCCGCTCGGTGCCCGAGGGCCACTTTCCGGGCCAGCTGGTGGACGTCAGCGGCACGGGGACCCTGTCCCAGAGCTACCAGTACGAGGTGTGTCTGACTGGAGACCATGGAACTGGTGAGTTCAAATTCCTGAAGCCAATATTCTCCAACCTCTTGGTTCAGGACAcagacagagaaatgaaagaaagcccCAACTGTAGGAATAGCTTAGTATTCAGTTAA